A single region of the Nicotiana sylvestris chromosome 6, ASM39365v2, whole genome shotgun sequence genome encodes:
- the LOC104223138 gene encoding uncharacterized protein: MALNNGLRSCASKLISSSESIFSKTVKREIHSTGIKRMGGGHGHDEPFYLHAKHMYNLDRMSHQKLKMTVGVWSAVAIGVIVPVYAVVFQQKKTASG; encoded by the exons ATGGCGTTGAACAACGGCTTACGGTCGTGTGCTTCCAAGCTAATCAGCTCATCTGAATCAATTTTCTCCAAAACTG TGAAGAGAGAGATCCACTCAACAGGCATTAAGAGAATGGGAGGAGGTCATGGGCATGATGAACCTTTCTACCTTCACGCAAAGCACATGTACAACTTGGACAGGATGTCACACCAGAAGCTGAAGATGACTGTTGGTGTCTGGTCTGCAGTCGCCATTGGCGTTATTGTCCCAGTTTATGCTGTCGTCTTCCAGCAAAAGAAAACTGCTTCGGGCTAG
- the LOC138871741 gene encoding uncharacterized protein, with amino-acid sequence MKLAEMRILRWMCGHTKKDKIRNEVIRDMMGLAPVKDKLRESRLRWFRHVKRRDIAAPVKRSERLTVASLRKGRGRSKKYWSEVIRQDMSMLQLTEDLTFDRKVWKTSIRVEGSKVLIFDIEYSKDSIIVVETR; translated from the exons atgaaacTAGCTGAAATGAGgatattgagatggatgtgtgggcatactaaGAAAGACAAGATTAGGAACGAAGTGATTAGGGACATGATGGGATTGGCCCCTGTAAAGGACAAGTTGCGAGAATCGAGACTTAGATGGTTCAGACATGTGAAGAGGCGAGATATAGCTGCCCCGGTTAAGAGGTCTGAAAGGTTAACCGTGGCGAGCCTGAGGAAGGGCAGGGGTAGGTCTAAGAAGTACTGGAGCgaagtgattaggcaggacatgtcaATGCTTCAGCTTACCGAGGACTTGACctttgataggaaggtgtggaagACGAGTATTAGGGTGGAAG GTTCAAAAGTGCTCATCTTCGACATTGAATACTCCAAGGACAGCATTATTGTGGTGGAGACACGATAG
- the LOC104223137 gene encoding vacuolar protein-sorting-associated protein 11 homolog → MYQWRKFEFFEEKFSGKVADDITGKIQCCSSGKGRIVLGCDDGSASLLDRGLKFNYGFQAHSSSVLFLQQLKQRNFLVTVGEDEQISPQSSAVCLKIFDLDKMEPEGTSTSTPDCIQILRIFTNQFPEAKITSFLVLEEAPPLLLIAIGLDNGSIYCIQGDIARERIKRFKLQVDNHSDKSQSSISGLGFRVDGQTLQLFAVTPNSVNLFNMHTQSPTRQTLDQIGSSVTSVAMTDRSEFIIGRPEAIYFYEVDGRGPCWAFEGEKKFLGWFRGYLLCVFADQRTGNNTFNVYDLKNRLIAHSIVVKEVSQMLCEWGNIILILEDKSTLCIGEKDMESKLDMLFKKNLYTVAINLVQSQQADAAATAEVLRKYGDHLYSKQDFDEAMAQYIHTIGHLEPSYVIQKFLDAQRIHNLTNYLEKLHEKGLASKDHTTLLLNCYTKLKDVEKLNEFIKSEDGVGEQKFDVETAIRVCRAANYHEHAMSVAKKAGRHEWYLKILLEDLGRYEEALQYISSLELSQAGVTVKEYGKILIEHKPAETVEILMRLCTEETELPKKGTSSSAFISMLPSPIDFLNIFVHYPQALLEFLEKYTIKVKDSSAQVEIHNTLLELYFSHDLDFPSISQSNIDESGNDLAHKPLKAVSNGRAILVKKDVNDEKGRQERRGKGLTLLKSAWPSELEQPLYDVDLAIILCEMNDFKEGLLFLYEKMKLYKEVIACYMQVHDHEGLIACCKRLSDLGKGGDSSLWADLLKYFGELGEDCSKEVKEILTYIERDDILPPIVVLQTLAKNPCLTLSVIKDYIARKLERESQLIDEDRRAIEKYQEESSTMRKEIQDLRTNARIFQLSKCTACTFTLDLPAVHFMCMHSFHQRCLGDNEKECPECAPEYRAVLETKRSLEQSSKNPDQFFQLVQSSKDGFSVIADYFGKGIISKTSNGHAEALRSGSASSSNDF, encoded by the exons ATGTATCAGTGGAGGAAGTTTGAATTCTTTGAGGAGAAGTTTAGTGGGAAAGTAGCAGATGATATAACGGGCAAGATTCAGTGTTGTTCCAGCGGCAAAGGAAGGATTGTATTGGGCTGTGATGACGGCTCCGCTTCCTTATTGGATCGAGGATTGAAGTTCAATTATGGTTTCCAAGCTCATTCTTCCTCTGTCCTCTTCCTTCAACAGCTCAAG CAAAGGAACTTCTTAGTTACTGTTGGAGAAGATGAGCAAATATCTCCCCAGTCCTCAGCTGTTTGTCTTAAAATTTTTGATCTCGACAAGATGGAGCCCGAGGGAACAAGTACATCAACTCCAGATTGTATTCAAATACTGCGTATCTTTACCAACCAGTTCCCTGAAGCAAAG ATTACATCATTTTTGGTTCTGGAGGAGGCTCCACCATTATTACTTATAGCTATAGGGCTGGACAATGGTTCCATCTATTGCATTCAAGGAGACATCGCCCGTGAACGCATCAAGCGCTTTAAGCTTCAGGTGGATAATCATTCAGACAAAAGTCAATCCTCCATTTCAGGTCTTGGTTTCAGAGTAGATGGTCAGACGCTGCAGCTGTTTGCTGTTACTCCAAATTCAGTGAACCTGTTCAACATGCATACTCAATCACCTACCCGGCAGACTCTTGATCAGATTGGATCCAGTGTAACTAGTGTTGCAATGACTGATCGATCG GAATTCATTATTGGTCGGCCTGAGGCGATATATTTCTATGAAGTGGATGGTCGCGGTCCTTGTTGGGCCTTTGAAGGAGAGAAGAAATTCCTTGGGTGGTTTCGTGGATATCTTCTGTGTGTTTTTGCAGATCAAAGAACTGGAAACAATACTTTCAATGTTTATGATCTGAAAAATCGGTTAATTGCCCACAGTATAGTGGTTAAAGAAGTTTCTCAGATGCTTTGTGAATGGGGTAACATAATACTTATTTTGGAGGACAAGTCAACTTTATGTATTGGGGAGAAAGATATGGAGAGCAAATTGGATATGCTTTTCAAGAAAAACCTTTATACAGTTGCTATAAATCTCGTCCAGAGCCAGCAAGCTGATGCCGCTGCAACTGCTGAAGTGCTGAGGAAATATGGCGATCACTTGTACAGTAAACAAGACTTTGATGAGGCTATGGCTCAGTATATACACACCATTGGGCATCTAGAACCTTCATATGTCATACAAAAATTTTTGGATGCACAAAGAATCCACAATCTCACCAATTACTTGGAAAAATTGCATGAGAAGGGGCTTGCCTCAAAAGATCATACCACTCTTTTATTAAATTGTTACACCAAACTGAAAGATGTTGAGAAGCTGAATGAGTTCATCAAAAGTGAGGATGGGGTTGGGGAACAAAAGTTTGACGTTGAAACTGCAATAAGGGTATGCAGAGCTGCCAATTATCACGAGCATGCCATGTCTGTTGCTAAGAAGGCTGGGAGGCATGAATGGTACCTTAAAATTTTGCTTGAAGATCTAGGTAGATATGAAGAAGCTTTACAATATATCAGCAGCCTTGAGTTGAGTCAAGCTGGGGTGACAGTGAAAGAGTATGGCAAAATTCTTATTGAGCATAAGCCAGCTGAAACAGTTGAAATACTTATGAGGCTTTGCACAGAGGAAACGGAACTGCCCAAGAAGGGAACATCAAGTAGTGCATTTATCTCCATGTTGCCTTCTCCGATTGATTTTCTCAATATTTTTGTCCATTACCCACAGGCACTTCTGGAGTTCCTTGAAAAATATACCATCAAAGTGAAGGATTCATCTGCTCAAGTGGAAATTCATAACACGCTCCTGGAATTATACTTCTCTCATGATCTGGATTTCCCATCAATTTCACAATCTAACATTGATGAAAGTGGAAATGATTTAGCACATAAACCATTAAAAGCAGTATCCAATGGGAGGGCGATACTGGTCAAGAAAGACGTAAATGATGAGAAAGGTCGTCAGGAGCGACGTGGGAAGGGGCTGACCTTGCTTAAGAGTGCATGGCCTTCTGAACTAGAACAACCACTATATGATGTTGATCTTGCTATAATTTTATGCGAGATGAATGACTTTAAAGAAGGACTGTTGTTTCTTTATGAGAAGATGAAACTTTACAAAGAAGTTATCGCATGCTACATGCAGGTACATGATCATGAAGGCTTGATTGCATGCTGCAAGAGATTGAGCGATTTGGGTAAAGGGGGTGATTCTTCTCTTTGGGCAGATTTGTTGAAGTATTTTGGTGAACTTGGAGAAGACTGCTCAAAAGAAGTCAAAGAAATCTTGACTTACATTGAGAGGGATGATATTTTGCCTCCCATTGTTGTTCTTCAGACACTTGCCAAAAATCCGTGCCTCACCCTCTCTGTTATCAAAGATTACATAGCTCGAAAGTTAGAACGGGAGTCTCAGCTGATTGACGAAGATCGCAGAGCTATAGAGAAGTATCAG GAAGAATCATCAACAATGAGAAAAGAGATCCAGGATCTAAGAACAAATGCTAGAATTTTTCAGCTTAGCAAGTGTACTGCTTGCACGTTCACACTCGACCTTCCTGCTGTACACTTCATGTGTATGCACTCATTTCATCAGCGCTGCCTTGGCGACAATGAGAAAGAATGCCCCGAGTGTGCTCCCGAGTACAGAGCTGTTCTGGAAACAAAGAGAAGCTTGGAGCAAAGTTCCAAAAACCCAGACCAGTTCTTTCAACTGGTTCAGAGCTCAAAGGATGGATTTTCTGTAATTGCCGATTACTTTGGCAAGGGGATTATCAGCAAAACTAGCAATGGGCATGCTGAAGCTCTTAGATCAGGCAGCGCTTCTTCTAGCAACGATTTCTAG